CGCTTCGGAGAGCTTTTGGACGTCCGCGCACTGGTATCTCGCCTATGCCGGCATCGGGCTGGTGGCGCTGCACATCGCGGCGGCGCTGCGCCACCATTTCCTGCTGCGCGACAATGTGCTGACGCGCATGATCACACCTTCGTCAGGCAGGGAATAGAACCGCGCCACCATTCGTTGGTGGGGCAAGAACGCAGAAAAGCGTATCTGCGGAAGGAAGAAACCCATGAACGCGCGTATCCTCGGATTGGCGGCCTTTGCCGCTTGCCTTGCCGTGCCTGCCGTTGCCGCGGTGGCGCTCAGCGACGCGGCCGGCAGCTACACGATCAGCCCGTCTGGCTCCTCGATCCGCTTCACCATCGGCAAGGCCGGCGGCGGCGGCTTCGACGGCGCTTTCGGCCGCTTCAAGGGCACGATCCGCATCGACAATGGCGATGTCGGCCGCTCCAAGGTCGACCTCACCATCTATCCCGAAAGCGTCGGCACCGGTCAGGCCCGCATCGATGCCTTCCTGCGCTCCGACGCGGTGTTCGACGCGGCCAACAACCCGGAGATCCAGTTCCGCTCGACCAGCGTGACGCGCACCGGTGACACGACGGCGGTCGTTACCGGGCGCCTGACGGCGCGCGGCAAGACGTTTCCGGAGAAATTCACCGCCGAGCTCGGCGGATTGAAGGGCGGGACCATCAAATTCCACGTCACCGGCAAGGTGCTGCGGTCGCGCTACGGCATGGATGTCGGCACGCCGCTCTATTCCAATGTCGTCGACTTCGACATGACGCTGACGGGGAAGAGGGGGTAGGCACAGCACATTTCCTCGCCCCCGCGAAGGCGGGGGAGAGGTGGCTCGGGCGAAGCCCGAGAACGGAGCGGGGGCGCCCTCCGCGACGGCAGAGCCTTCGCAGAATTGTGCTGTCGTGAAGCCGTCCCACTCCGAAGCTGCGTTCTACGAAGGCCCCTCTCCGTCCCGGCTTCGCCGGGCCACCTCTCCCCACTGCGTGGGGCGAGGAAGCGCGCCGCCTCCTGCATTGGCTTTTCCGTCGATTTCAGGCAAACCTCGTCGCCTGTAAACCGACATGGAGAAGCGTGATGTTCCGATGGGGTGTTCTGTCGACGGCAAAGATCGGCCGCGAGCAGCTTTTGCCGGCAATCGTGGATTCGGAGAACGGCGTCCTGTCGGCGATCGCCAGCCGCGACCTGTCGAAGGCCAAGGCGCTGGGCGAGCGTTTCGGCGCCCGCCATGCTTTCGGCTCTTATGAGGAACTGCTTGCCTCCCCGGACGTCGACGGCGTCTACATCCCGCTGCCGACCTCGCAGCATGTTGAATGGACGGCGAAGGCGATCGAGGCCGGAAAGCATGTGCTGGTGGAAAAACCGCTGGCGCTCGACGCCAAGGACATCCCGCCGCTGATCAAGCTGCGCGACCAAAAGAAGGTGCTGGTCTGCGAGGCGTTCATGGTCACCTATCACCCGCAATGGATCAAGGTGCGCGATCTGATCGCCAGCGGCGCCATCGGCCGGCTGCGGCACGTGCAGGGCGCCTTCTCCTACTACAATGTCGATCCCAACAACATGCGCAACAAGCTAGACCTCGGCGGCGGCGCGCTGCCCGATATCGGCGTCTATCCGACGGTGTCGACGCGGTTCTCGACTGGCAAGGAGCCGATCCGCGTGCAGGCGACGATCGAGCGCGACAAGACCTTCGGCACCGACATCTATTCCTCGATCCGCGCCGATTTCGGCGACTTCGAATTGTCCTTCTATCTCTCGACGCAGATGGCGGCGCGCCAGGTGATGGTGTTCCACGGCGAGAAAGGCTTCATCGAGGTCTTCGGCCCGTTCAATGCCGGGCTCTACGAGCACCACCGCATCGAGCTGCACAACCAGAACCATACCGAGGCGCAGGTGTTCCGCTTCCCCGGCACGCAGCAATACCGGCTGGAATGCGAGGCCTTCGTGCGCGCCGCACAGGGCGGCAAGGACCGCGTCTTCACGCTGGAGGAATCGGTGCTCAACCAGAAGGTCATCGACGCCATCTTCCGCGCCGGCGACAAGGACGGCTGGGAGCCGGTCTGACGATTTTTGCTTTTACGCAATTCCAAACGGAAAACCGCGTCACACTTCTCCTGAATTGCGTAGGTTTCGAATAAGTTTGCCGGCTCATTCTGGGAGGAAAAATGGCTGACGCGGACGTGATCATTGTCGGCGCGGGGCTGGCGGGCCTCGTCGCCGCTGCCGAACTGGCGGAGGCCGGCAAGAAAATCATCATCGTCGACCAGGAGCCGGAACAGTCGCTGGGCGGCCAGGCCTTCTGGTCCTTCGGCGGACTGTTCCTGGTCGATTCGCCGGAGCAGCGGCGCATGCGCATCCGCGATTCGCACGACCTCGCGCTCGAGGACTGGATGGGCACGGCCGCTTTCGACCGCCCGGAGGATTTCTGGCCGCGCAAATGGGCCGAGGCCTATGTCGGCTTCGCCGCCGGCGAGAAGCGCTCCTGGCTGATCGAGCGCGGCTTGAAATTCTTCCCCGTCGTCGGCTGGGCCGAGCGCGGCGGCGGCAATGCCGTCGGCCACGGCAATTCGGTGCCGCGCTTCCATGTCACATGGGGCACCGGACCCGGCGTGCTCGAACCTTTCGTGCTGCGCGTGCGCGAGGCGCAGAAGCGCGGGCTGGTCGAATTCAGGTTCCGTCATCGGGTCAACGAGATCATCCGCACCCGCGATACCGTCACCGGCGTGCGCGGCGACGTGCTGGAGGCGAGCAGCGTCGAGCGCGGGCATAAGAGCTCGCGCGCCGTGTCCGGCGCGTTCGAGCTCAGCGCGCAAGCAGTGATCGTCGCTTCCGGCGGCATCGGCGGCAATCACGAGCTGGTGCGCAGGAATTGGCCCGAGCGCCTGGGCGCGCCGCCCAAGCGCATGATTACCGGGGTGCCCGACCATGTCGACGGGCGCATGCTTGCGATCACCGAGGCCGCGGGCGGCAGGATCATCAACCGCGACCGCATGTGGCACTATGTCGAGGGCATCAAGAACTGGGCGCCGATCTGGACCGAGCATGCGATCCGCGTCCTGCCCGGTCCCTCCTCGATCTGGCTCGACGCGCGCGGCAAGAGGCTGCCGGTGCCGCTCTATCCGGGCTTCGATACGCTCGCCACGCTTAGCCATATCATGGGCACCGGCTTCGACTATTCCTGGTTCATCCTGACCAGGAAAATCATCCAGAAGGAGTTCGCTCTGTCGGGCTCCGAGCAGAATCCGGACCTCACCGGGAAGAGCTGGCGGCAAGTGCTGGGCCGCGCGACATCGGGCATTCCCGGCCCGGTGAAAGCCTTCATGGAAAAAGGCGAAGACTTCATCGTCGAGGCCGACCTTTCAAAGCTGGTGGCGCGCATGAACGCGCTGGCCGGCGGCGAGCCGCTGCTGGACGTCGCCCAGGTCGAGCGCGAGATCCGCGCCCGCGACAGGCAGCTCGACAACCCGTTCTCCAAGGATGCGCAGATCACGGCGCTGCGCGGCGCGCGCACCTATCTCGGCGACAGGCTGATCCGCACGGCCAGGCCGCACAAGATGCTCGATCCGGCGAACGGCCCGCTGATAGCGGTGCGCCTCAACATCCTCACCCGCAAGACGCTGGGCGGGCTTGAGACCGATCTCGACAGCCGCGTGCTCGATGCCGCCGGACAGCCGGTTCCGGGGCTCTACGCGGTCGGCGAGGTAGCCGGCTTCGGCGGCGGCGGCCTGCATGGCTATGCGGCGCTGGAGGGCACCTTCCTCGGCGGCTGCATCTTTTCGGGGCGCAGCGCCGGACGGGCGGCGGCGGCCACGATTGCGTGAACGGAGGGGGCAGGTGATCGCCGGGTTAGCGACAACGCTGTAGGCTTTTTCAGTCAACAGTTGTCGACCGAACTCCAATCAGCGGGAAGAGCATGCGCATCATCGTCTATGGCATCGGCGCGATAGGAGGCGCCATCGCGGCCCAGCTGAGTTTTTTCGGCCACACGGTCCTCGGCATCGCCCGCGGCAGGCAGCTTGATGCCATCCGCGCTTCGGGACTGTCGCTTTCCACTCCGCAAGGCACCAGGACCGCGCGCTTTCCTGTCTATGCCGACCCGGCGGAGATTTCCTTCGAGCCGGACGATGTCGTGCTGCTGACGATGAAAACGCCAGACACGCTCGGCGCGCTGCAACGGCTCAACGCCGCCGGCCTGGCGACGCAACCCGTATTCTGCTTCCAGAACGGCGTCGCCAACGAGGCGCTGGCCTTGCGTTTCTTTGCCAATGTCTATGGCGCAACGGTGATGCTGCCGGCCGATTACGACACGCCCGGCGAGGTCGGGACCTATTTCGCGCCCAAGATCGGCGCCTTCGACATCGGCCGCTATCCTTCCGGAACCGACGACGCGGTCGAGAAACTGTGCGGGGTCCTGAGCACGTCCGGCTTCATCGTCGAGGCCAGGGACAATGTGATGGACAGCAAATACCGCAAGCTGCTGGCCAATCTTCGCAACATCATCGACGCGGCGCTTGGCGACACCGAGCTTCAGCGGAAATGGTATGCCAGGGCGCTCGCCGAGGCGGAGGCGGTGCTGACCGCCGCCGGAATAGCGTGGGACAAGACCGACGCCATGGCCCGCCAGGAACTGACCATAACCGCCATTCCCGGCCGAACGCGCGTCGGGTCGTCGACGCTGCAGAGCATCGTGCGCGGGACGGGCTCCCTCGAAACCGACTTCCTCAACGGCGAGATCGTGCTGCTCGGGCGGCTGCACGGCATGGCGACGCCCGTCAACGCAGCCTTGTGCAGACTGTCGATCGCGCTGGCCAGCGGCCGGATGCGGCCGCAATCGGCCGGCGACGACACGATCGCCTCCATGATCGGCGCGGCCGACGGAACCGGCTGATCGCCGGAGGCAATCAAAAAACAGAGCCGCCCGAGAATCCTTTCGGGCCCATGGAACGTCTTCCTCATGCAGACCCGCAAACAGGAGACTCCCATGACCTACAATCTGATCCGCTATGGCGTGAAGGACGCCAACATCGCCGAGAACCGGGCGCTGGTGGAAAAAGTGTTCGAGGCGCTGGACGAAACGCAGCCGCGATCGGTGCGCTATCTGGTGCTTGAGTTGGATAACGGCGAGTTCGTCCACCTTGTCGGCTATGACAAGGACAGCTCGGCGCTGACCGAGCTCGACGCGTTCAAGGCGTTCAGCGCCGATCATGCCGGCCGGCGTTCGACGCCGCTTGTGAGGTCGCCGGCGAAGATCGTCGGCGATTATCGTATGCTGGCCAGGGCCAATGAAGCCGTGCCCGCCTGACCTTGGCATTGGCGAGGCGAGAAAGAGGACGATGAGCTTGGCAGGGTTCGGCCGCGCGGAACTTGAAGCCATGCTCGTCGGCCTGCGCCCGAAACTGCACCGCTATGTCGCGCGCATGGCGGGCTCCGCCGTCGAGGGCGAGGACATCGTGCAGGAGGCAGTGGTGAAGGCGCTCGCCGCCCATGATGGCGGCGCTCTCGTCGAACGCCCCGAGCAGTGGCTGTTCCGCATCGCTCATAACGCGGCGCAGGATCATCTGCGCCGCCGCCAGCGGGAGCGCTCCCGCGTCACCGAGGCCGACATGACAACGATCGAGGATCTCTCGGCCAACGCCGAGGTGAGGCTCGCGGCGGCGGCAAGCCTGCGCAGCTTCATGCAGCTTACGCTGGCGCAGCGCAGCGCCGTGATCCTCGTCGACGTGCTTGGCCTCACCTTGCATGAGACCTGCGAGGTGACGGGCGCGACGCTTGCCGCCACCAAGGCGGCTCTGCATCGCGGCCGGGCGGAGCTGAAGGCGCTGGCTTCGGCGCCGGCCGATCTCGCGATGCCGAAACTCGAACCGGAAGAAGAGCGCCGGCTGCGCCGCTATATCGAGCTGTTCAACGCGCGCGATTTCGACGGGGTCAGGGCGCTGATCGCCCAGGACGTCCAGGTCGACGTCGTCAACCGCACCCGCCTCACCGGCAAGAAGGAAGCCTCGACCTATTTCGGCAATTACGAGCGCCTCGGCGACTGGACACTGTCGCTCGGCTTTGTCGATGGCCTGCCGGCGATCCTCATCCGCAACCCGCAGGCGGACGATGCCGTGCGCGGCTTCGTGCTGGTCCATTGGCGCGGCGAAGAGGTTGTGCGCATCCGCGATTTTCGCCATGCAGCCTACTGCCTCGAGAATGCAGACATCCATCCCGTCGGCGTTTGATCGTCGCGTGAGGCACTGCTCCATCAAATCATCGTGAAGCCGCGCGATCGTCACGGATCGGCCATCAGCGCAGCAGCATAGGCCTGCTCGAAGTCGGCCAGTCCCCGGTCCCATACGCGCCACGGCACGATCATTTCACCGTCCGCGAAGAAGGCGCCTGGCCAGCCGTCGTTAGTTTTTTATCATTTCACCACTCACGTAATGCGGGCGGACAGGAGCCCGCGAGGTTCTCTGATGTCTCTTACCGAAGCCACCAAGCCCGCCAAGCAGGATTCCCGCAAGGCCAAAGCAGCCACCGCGGCGCCGCCGCGCGAGCAGATCCTGATCGGCCCTGATTTCATCCAGAAAGGCGAGCCGCATGAGCGGCTCGACCGGTTATTCGCCGATCTGGCGAGCCGCTTCGATGCCGCACCGGCGGTCATCTCCGGC
This region of Mesorhizobium sp. M2A.F.Ca.ET.046.03.2.1 genomic DNA includes:
- a CDS encoding RNA polymerase sigma factor; this translates as MSLAGFGRAELEAMLVGLRPKLHRYVARMAGSAVEGEDIVQEAVVKALAAHDGGALVERPEQWLFRIAHNAAQDHLRRRQRERSRVTEADMTTIEDLSANAEVRLAAAASLRSFMQLTLAQRSAVILVDVLGLTLHETCEVTGATLAATKAALHRGRAELKALASAPADLAMPKLEPEEERRLRRYIELFNARDFDGVRALIAQDVQVDVVNRTRLTGKKEASTYFGNYERLGDWTLSLGFVDGLPAILIRNPQADDAVRGFVLVHWRGEEVVRIRDFRHAAYCLENADIHPVGV
- a CDS encoding YceI family protein, giving the protein MNARILGLAAFAACLAVPAVAAVALSDAAGSYTISPSGSSIRFTIGKAGGGGFDGAFGRFKGTIRIDNGDVGRSKVDLTIYPESVGTGQARIDAFLRSDAVFDAANNPEIQFRSTSVTRTGDTTAVVTGRLTARGKTFPEKFTAELGGLKGGTIKFHVTGKVLRSRYGMDVGTPLYSNVVDFDMTLTGKRG
- a CDS encoding FAD-binding dehydrogenase, producing the protein MADADVIIVGAGLAGLVAAAELAEAGKKIIIVDQEPEQSLGGQAFWSFGGLFLVDSPEQRRMRIRDSHDLALEDWMGTAAFDRPEDFWPRKWAEAYVGFAAGEKRSWLIERGLKFFPVVGWAERGGGNAVGHGNSVPRFHVTWGTGPGVLEPFVLRVREAQKRGLVEFRFRHRVNEIIRTRDTVTGVRGDVLEASSVERGHKSSRAVSGAFELSAQAVIVASGGIGGNHELVRRNWPERLGAPPKRMITGVPDHVDGRMLAITEAAGGRIINRDRMWHYVEGIKNWAPIWTEHAIRVLPGPSSIWLDARGKRLPVPLYPGFDTLATLSHIMGTGFDYSWFILTRKIIQKEFALSGSEQNPDLTGKSWRQVLGRATSGIPGPVKAFMEKGEDFIVEADLSKLVARMNALAGGEPLLDVAQVEREIRARDRQLDNPFSKDAQITALRGARTYLGDRLIRTARPHKMLDPANGPLIAVRLNILTRKTLGGLETDLDSRVLDAAGQPVPGLYAVGEVAGFGGGGLHGYAALEGTFLGGCIFSGRSAGRAAAATIA
- a CDS encoding Gfo/Idh/MocA family oxidoreductase is translated as MFRWGVLSTAKIGREQLLPAIVDSENGVLSAIASRDLSKAKALGERFGARHAFGSYEELLASPDVDGVYIPLPTSQHVEWTAKAIEAGKHVLVEKPLALDAKDIPPLIKLRDQKKVLVCEAFMVTYHPQWIKVRDLIASGAIGRLRHVQGAFSYYNVDPNNMRNKLDLGGGALPDIGVYPTVSTRFSTGKEPIRVQATIERDKTFGTDIYSSIRADFGDFELSFYLSTQMAARQVMVFHGEKGFIEVFGPFNAGLYEHHRIELHNQNHTEAQVFRFPGTQQYRLECEAFVRAAQGGKDRVFTLEESVLNQKVIDAIFRAGDKDGWEPV
- a CDS encoding 2-dehydropantoate 2-reductase N-terminal domain-containing protein; protein product: MRIIVYGIGAIGGAIAAQLSFFGHTVLGIARGRQLDAIRASGLSLSTPQGTRTARFPVYADPAEISFEPDDVVLLTMKTPDTLGALQRLNAAGLATQPVFCFQNGVANEALALRFFANVYGATVMLPADYDTPGEVGTYFAPKIGAFDIGRYPSGTDDAVEKLCGVLSTSGFIVEARDNVMDSKYRKLLANLRNIIDAALGDTELQRKWYARALAEAEAVLTAAGIAWDKTDAMARQELTITAIPGRTRVGSSTLQSIVRGTGSLETDFLNGEIVLLGRLHGMATPVNAALCRLSIALASGRMRPQSAGDDTIASMIGAADGTG